A single region of the Branchiostoma lanceolatum isolate klBraLanc5 chromosome 1, klBraLanc5.hap2, whole genome shotgun sequence genome encodes:
- the LOC136428491 gene encoding 52 kDa repressor of the inhibitor of the protein kinase-like — MASRKKKKVAHDQADLHRFFGAVSSHSGPVAQPDLESQPEGSAEPTTSTAADTTTCTLPQVATSDEDRGLDISNFTGGIRNIDDATKYRLIQERCPPTGYKFPPREYKDKRRQDGVMKRYCQRDWLDTFKFVAYSTAKDGLYCLCCVLFPTSAPHGQASNLVKRPHTNWKDALKDLKEHAGNCDYHKKSQAKMIAFVETMQNPERRIDLSMSSQSTNRVEKNRAFLVSVIKCLELCGRQGFALRGHRDDSSADPLSNKGNFHALLQLRVDAGDVALKEHLDTCARNATYVSKTSQNQLLECMKQYILEVIVREIDSQPFGSHYGIMADEVTDVSNWEQLGLLVRYTKDGKPVERLLLFAACEHITGRALCDTIVAELTNLNLQPANCRAQCFDGAGNMAGIRNGCAANFQQTAPRAPYFHCASHDLNLALCKACKVKEIQCMMATLKAVGLFFKYSPKRQRELESAIVDVNEGRAAADLTPLTKKKIKPMCETRWVEKHTCLEDFFQLYDALVECLQAITLEDGWDAKARTEAGGLLFQVTKPAFLCAFQTALFIFGFTKSLSALLQGSTMDVIKAYEKVNHVLTEMREIRGKAEEEFARVFQAATEMAQGVGNTMDIPRRCGRQTQRSNVEADSPEVYFRRSVFVPFVDGMVEQLATRFQQLSALACRALLLIPSNLHNLQEDHILQLQQYYEPDLPSPLSFRQELRLWKAEWQGEEDKPTSLESTTCHPSSNPRVYPNVCTMLHLLMLTPVTSAGVERANSALRYVKNVYRSTMSEDRLNALLLLFVHRDIPLDYDTIVNMYAAQHPRRMLFVNPLSE, encoded by the coding sequence ATGGCatcaagaaaaaagaaaaaggtgGCACATGATCAGGCCGATCTACATAGATTTTTTGGTGCTGTATCCTCCCACTCTGGCCCAGTCGCCCAGCCAGATCTAGAGTCTCAGCCTGAGGGTAGCGCTGAACCTACGACATCGACTGCAGCCGATACCACGACGTGCACGTTGCCGCAAGTTGCAACTAGTGATGAAGACCGCGGCTTGGACATATCCAACTTCACGGGCGGTATACGTAACATTGATGATGCAACCAAGTACCGGCTTATCCAGGAAAGATGTCCGCCGACTGGATACAAGTTCCCTCCAAGAGAGTACAAAGACAAGCGACGGCAGGATGGGGTCATGAAGAGGTACTGTCAGAGAGACTGGTTGGACACATTCAAGTTCGTGGCATACTCGACAGCAAAGGATGGTTTGTACTGTCTTTGCTGTGTTCTCTTTCCCACATCCGCACCACATGGCCAAGCCAGCAATTTGGTGAAGCGCCCGCACACCAACTGGAAGGACGCCTTAAAAGACCTCAAAGAGCACGCTGGAAACTGCGACTACCACAAGAAGTCTCAGGCAAAGATGATAGCCTTCGTCGAAACCATGCAGAATCCTGAACGTCGCATTGACCTATCCATGTCATCGCAGTCCACCAACCGCGTCGAGAAGAACCGCGCGTTTCTTGTCTCCGTCATAAAATGCCTGGAGCTGTGTGGCCGGCAAGGATTCGCCCTTCGTGGACATCGAGATGACAGCTCAGCGGACCCCCTTTCCAACAAAGGGAATTTCCATGCCTTGCTGCAGCTGAGGGTGGATGCCGGAGATGTGGCCCTGAAGGAGCACCTGGACACATGCGCTCGCAATGCAACGTACGTCTCCAAAACGTCACAAAACCAGCTGCTAGAATGTATGAAACAATACATTCTAGAGGTAATCGTCCGTGAAATAGACAGCCAACCTTTCGGCTCACACTATGGGATCATGGCTGATGAGGTAACCGATGTCAGCAACTGGGAACAGTTAGGCCTACTTGTACGGTACACCAAGGATGGAAAACCTGTAGAAAGGTTGCTCCTCTTCGCTGCATGTGAGCATATCACTGGGCGCGCTCTATGCGACACAATAGTTGCCGAGCTGACGAATCTTAATCTACAGCCAGCAAACTGCAGAGCCCAGTGTTTCGATGGTGCTGGCAACATGGCAGGTATCCGTAATGGCTGCGCCGCAAATTTCCAACAAACCGCACCACGAGCCCCTTACTTCCACTGTGCGAGCCATGATCTGAATCTTGCCCTTTGCAAGGCATGCAAGGTGAAAGAGATTCAGTGCATGATGGCGACCCTCAAAGCAGTGGGGCTTTTCTTCAAATATTCCCCGAAGAGACAACGGGAACTGGAAAGTGCCATTGTGGACGTCAACGAAGGAAGAGCTGCAGCTGACCTGACAcctctgacaaaaaagaagATCAAGCCAATGTGCGAGACCCGGTGGGTCgaaaaacacacctgtctggAGGATTTCTTCCAGCTCTACGACGCACTGGTAGAGTGCCTGCAAGCCATCACACTGGAGGATGGGTGGGACGCGAAGGCACGCACGGAAGCAGGTGGGCTGTTGTTTCAGGTCACCAAGCCTGCATTCCTGTGTGCGTTCCAGACAGCCTTGTTCATCTTTGGCTTTACCAAGTCACTCAGTGCTCTCCTGCAAGGTAGCACAATGGATGTGATCAAGGCATACGAGAAGGTCAATCATGTCCTGACAGAGATGCGGGAGATCAGAGGGAAGGCTGAGGAGGAGTTCGCACGCGTGTTCCAGGCAGCCACTGAGATGGCGCAGGGGGTCGGTAACACCATGGACATCCCGCGGCGATGTGGTCGACAGACGCAGCGAAGCAATGTCGAGGCCGACTCGCCTGAAGTTTACTTCAGAAGGTCGGTCTTCGTTCCATTTGTGGACGGCATGGTGGAGCAGCTCGCAACACGATTCCAGCAGCTTTCAGCCCTTGCCTGCCGCGCTCTTCTGCTTATCCCCTCCAACCTTCACAACCTCCAAGAAGACCACATCCTGCAGCTACAGCAGTACTACGAGCCGGACCTGCCATCTCCACTTTCATTCAGACAGGAGCTCCGACTGTGGAAAGCAGAGTGGCAGGGTGAAGAAGACAAGCCAACTTCACTGGAGTCAACCACCTGCCATCCATCCAGCAACCCAAGGGTTTACCCCAATGTATGCACAATGCTACACCTCCTGATGTTGACCCCAGTGACAAGTGCTGGAGTAGAAAGGGCAAACTCAGCACTCAGGTACGTCAAAAATGTGTACCGGAGCACCATGAGTGAAGATCGTCTCAACGCCCTCCTTCTGCTTTTTGTTCATAGGGACATTCCACTCGATTATGACACAATAGTCAACATGTACGCTGCACAGCATCCCCGCAGAATGCTGTTCGTCAACCCACTCTCAGAGTGA
- the LOC136428496 gene encoding zinc finger protein 574-like, whose protein sequence is MPVGGRAGGHFDAFPRYGLLERCLCPSLGQTPDWFLKHSDSARPGGCHYYYGLLEKDHFLNGLKPPHGSPYPGGVLGAPVPSISPYRPALPTFFLGKDAFPTVSAPYPFRYPTLVDDALRKPAGALIDESPTSSSIQFTLKTGSNKTRKGHLCIYCGKLYSRKYGLKIHLRTHTGYKPLKCKVCLRPFGDPSNLNKHIRLHAEGETPYRCPHCGKVLVRRRDLERHVKSRHPDAATETAEHGTTKPEDDSERARLGPTATSDGTSDADAISDHDDDADDSEH, encoded by the exons ATGCCTGTTGGCGGGCGGGCCGGGGGCCACTTCGACGCGTTCCCCCGCTACGGGCTGCTGGAGCGGTGCCTGTGCCCGTCGCTCGGGCAGACCCCGGACTGGTTCCTCAAGCACAGTGACTCCGCGCGGCCCGGCGGCTGCCACTACTACTACGGACTGCTAGAGAAGGACCATTTCCTGAACGGCCTGAAGCCGCCGCACGGCTCGCCGTACCCCGGCGGCGTGCTGGGCGCACCCGTCCCGTCCATCTCCCCATACAGACCCGCTCTGCCGACCTTCTTCCTCGGGAAGGACGCGTTCCCGACGGTCTCCGCGCCCTACCCCTTCAGGTACCCGACACTCGTCGACGACGCCCTGAGAAAACCCGCCGGCGCCCTGATCGACGAGAGCCCGACGTCCTCGTCCATCCAGTTCACCCTGAAGACGGGGTCCAACAAGACGCGGAAGGGGCACCTGTGCATCTACTGCGGGAAGCTGTACTCGCGCAAGTACGGCCTGAAGATCCACCTGCGGACCCACACGGGCTACAAGCCGCTCAAGTGCAAGGTCTGCCTGCGGCCGTTCGGCGATCCCAGCAACCTGAACAAGCACATCCGGCTGCACGCGGAGGGCGAGACGCCGTACAGATGTCCGCACTGCGGGAAG GTCCTAGTCCGCAGGCGCGACTTGGAGCGGCACGTCAAGTCTCGGCATCCCGACGCCGCTACGGAAACAGCCGAGCACGGCACGACCAAACCCGAGGACGACTCCGAGCGCGCCCGACTTGGCCCGACGGCGACTTCGGACGGAACCAGCGACGCCGACGCCATCAGCGATCACGACGACGACGCCGACGACAGCGAGCactaa